TACACCAACGCAGAATCCACACTGATTAATTCTACCGGCAACAGTTTGCTCAGGCTTATAGCGAGGTCAGTTTTGCCCGAGGCGGTTGGCCCCATCAAAAAAATAACCAGCGGTTTGCGCGCAGAGTTTGTCATTGGGGTTATTGGCCACGCATAAATAATTTGTCGAGGTCATCAAGCGATTGCAGCAGCCAGGTAGGGCGGCCGTGATTGCATTGACCGCTGCGCTCTGTCGCTTCCATATCGCGCAGCAAGGCGTTCATTTCCGGGATGGTAAGTTTGCGATTGGCGCGCACCGATCCGTGACAGGCCATGGTGCCAAGAATTTCGTTGATATGATGCTGAATGCGCTCGCTACTGCCGTGCTCAATCAAATCAGACAACACATCGCGCACCAGTTGTTCTACTTTGGCGCGATTTAAAATCACGGGCAGCTGGCGAATCAACAAGGTCTCGGGGCCAGCACGTTGCAATTCAAAGCCGAGGCTAGTGAAAATATCGCTAAAGCTTTCCGCAAAGTCCGCTTCCTTTTCACTTACCGCAATAGATTCGGGCACCAGTAGCGGCTGGGTTTGAATGCCACCACAGTGAAAGGATTCTTTCATCCGCTCGTAGGTCACACGCTCGTGGGCAGCGTGCATATCCACCACAATTAACCCCTGCGCATTTTCCGCCAGAATATAAATACCTTTGAGCTGCGCAATGGCATAACCCAAAGGTGGAATATCCTCACTGGGCGACTCTGGCATGCTGTAACTGACGGGACTAGCAGGGCGGTGCAATTCACCGTACACATTCATCTGCTCGCGCACAGCACCGGGAGCTGGCGATGACGATTGATAAGCCGATGCATAGTGCTGTCCGCCACTGCCACCGGCGGGCGTCGCGCGAAAGCCCATGGTCTCCTGCCCCTTGAATTCACCCGCGGCGATACCTTGCACAGGCGCCGCCGTGGCGAGTGCAAAGGGGTTGATGCCCGGCGCAGTATCCTCACCTTCGCCCAACTCACGGCGTGTGAGGGTATCTTCCGGGCGCACTTTTGCCAGTGCGTGATGCAGGCTTGAATAAATAAAATCGTGCACGTTGCGATTATCGCGGAAACGCACTTCGTGCTTGGTGGGATGCACATTCACATCCACAGTGGAAGGGTCCAACTCCAGATACAACACAAACGCGGGATGGCGGCCGTGATAGAGCACATCCTGATACGCCTGGCGTACGGCGTGGCTGACCAGTTTGTCGCGAATCGCGCGGCCATTCACATAAAAGTGCTGCAAGTCGGCCTGACTGCGCGAAAAAGTCGGCAGCGCTACCCATCCCCAGAGGCGGAAGCCGTTGCGCTCAATATCCAGGTGCACCGCATTTTCCATAAAGGCCGGGCCGCACACTTGGGCGACGCGGCGCTCCTGTTCGAGCTGCGAATCGCCTGCGCGCCAGGCGTAAATAGCGCGACCGTTGTGTCGCAAATTGAAGGCGACATCAAAGCGCGATAAGGCCAGGCGTTTTACGACATCTTCCAGATGGGTGTATTCAGTTTTATCGGTGCGCAAAAATTTGCGCCGCGCGGGCGTGTTGAAAAATAAATCGCGCACTTCAACAGTGGTGCCGCGAGGATGGGGCGCGGGCGATAGCTGCGTCTCCATATCCCGCCCTTCTGCCACCACTTGCCAACCGGCACTGTCGTCACGGGTGCTACTGATGAGCGCCAGACGCGCCACGGAACTGATACTCGCCAACGCCTCACCGCGAAAGCCCAGTGTCGCTACGGCTTCCAGATCATCCAATTCGTAAATTTTGCTGGTGGCGTGACGGCTGAGTGCTAGCGGCAAGTCATCCTTATCAATACCGCCGCCGTTGTCGCGCACGCGCATCAGTTTGATACCACCCTCTTCAATATCAATTTCCAAGCGCGTAGCGCCTGCATCGAGCGAGTTTTCAAGCAGCTCTTTAATCACCGAGGATGGACGTTCAACAACCTCGCCAGCAGCAATCTGGTTGGCGAGGCGCGGGCTGAGCAATTTAATTTTTCGCATGGGAAACCAATCGCGGCGATGAATCAGGAGGTTGGGATTTTCAGGGTTTGGCCGAGCTTGACCGTGGTGTCTTTCATATTGTTGTGGCGCTGCAAGGCAGCCACACTCACGCCATAACGGCTGGCAATACGCGACAGGGTATCACCGGCAACCACCTTATGCTGGCGTGGTGCTGCAGCGACCTGTGGGCGCGGCGTAGGTGGTGCGGCCTGCACTTGCGCCACAGCGGGCGAGTTTGCGGCCGGGATTTTCAGATTCTGGCCAATGTTCACGGTGGTCGAGCGCAGATTATTGTATTGCATCAAGCGCTGCATGCTCACGCCATAGCGATTGGCGACACCGGACAAACTATCGCCCGCCACCACTGTGTGGTGCCGCTCAAAACCACCGGTTGCCCCCGACTCCACCAGCGCCGCCACATAGGTACCCGCTGGTGGATGCTGATAAAAATGCTGGCGAATGCCATTAAACACCGATTGCGCCATTTGTTTGCGGTAAGCCGGTGTTGCCAGCTTGCGCGACTCTTCGGGGTTGGAGATAAAGCCGGTTTCCACCAGGATCGAAGGCACATCGGGCGACTTCAGTACCAAGAACCCCGCCTGTTCCACATGGCGTTTATGCAAATGCGCGATACCGCCCATAGAATTGAGCACCTGCTGCCCGACCTGCAAACTGGAATTCAAGGTGGCGGTCATGGACAAGTCCACCAATACACCAGCCAGAACCTGATCTTTGTCGTCCAGGCGAATATCGCCCACGCCACCAATCAAATCCGACTCGTTTTCGCGCTCCGCTAAAAAGCGCGCCGTCTCTGACGTGGCGCCATGGCGCGACAGGGCAAACACGGAAGCACCGCGAGCACTGGCTTTGGTAAAGGCATCGGCATGGATGGAGACAAACAAATCCGCCTTCATGTTACGCGCCAGATCACGGCGCTTTTTCAGTGGAATAAAGTAATCCCCGGTGCGCGTGAGCTTGCCGGTAAACCCCGGTTGGGCATTGATTGACGCCACCAATTCTTTGGCAATCATCAGCGTTACATCTTTTTCACGCAGGCGATTCGGCCCCAGCGCTCCCGGGTCTTCACCGCCGTGGCCCGCATCGACCGCAATCACGATAAAGCGTTTGCCGCTCAGATCAGCCTTGACCGCAGGCTGGCTAGCCGGTTGTGGCGCAGGTTTGACCGCCGCATTACCGGCAGTGGGTACGGTAGTTGTTGGCGCCGCTGATGGTGTAGCGGCTGGTTTGGTTGATGGCGCAGTAGTGACAGGTGCCGCAGCAGCTGTGGTGGTGGAAGGAGTCTCATCATAGAGGTCAATCACCAGGCGATCATGCATACCGCCATGGGCTTTCAACAAAAAACTGTTGGGGGCGACCTTGGTTTTTAAATCAAACACCAGACGCAAATCACCATTGCTTTGCACGGAGGAGCGCACCGCCAACACAGGCGTATCGGCAAGGGGCAGTTGCCCGAGGGGCGCTTTGAGGCTGGTTTTGGGGACATCGACAATCACCCGCTCGGGGTTGGCGGCGAGTGTCAGGCTGTGCTGCACTGGCGCATCCAGATCCAACACGATACGGGTGTGATCCGGCGCGCGCCACACGCGCACACCGTCCACTTTCGCCGCGTAAGCCAGAGGCGCCAGGATCACCCCCAGACAGCAAACCAGACTCAGCCAGCGAACCATAGATATAGACAATCTCAAAACAAAAGCACCCATTCAGCAGTTTTTATCGGGGTATGGCGCGCCAAATAGCGATTAACGCCATGGCATGTGGCTCGCACTCTACCGCAAAAGGGGGTTTTGCCTCTAGCAAAAATGGTTAGCAATGGGCGAACTGCGCCTGTAATGCCGCATCAGACGCCTGCAACGCCACACGACGCCCCGCGCCTTGCACGGCGATATTCACTATCACATCCGGCGCGGGCAACACACCTTCACCGCGCTCCGGCCATTCCAGTAAACAGAGGTTGTGCTCGACAAAGTAGTCGCGAATACCCATGTATTCCAACTCTTCAGGATCGCCCAGACGATACAAGTCAAAGTGATAAACCCTGCGCGAGGGAAACTCGTAGGTTTCCACCAAGGTATAGGTAGGGCTTTTCACCGCGCCCTCATGGCCAAAGGCGCGCAGTATGCCGCGCGTCAGGGTGGTTTTGCCGGCACCGAGATTGCCAATTAAATGCACCGAGAGCGAGCCAGTGTGGTGGGCGAAGATACGACCAAGCCGCTCCCCAAACGCCACCATCTCGCTGTCGCTGTCGATAACACGGTTGATTGTTTCCATCGCCACGACTCCTAGAGCAATTCGCCCAGATAAGGAATCAGATCCGTTGCCAGCAGGCTGCGTTGGCCGACATCCTCTGCCGCCAAGTCTGCCGCGCAAGCGTGCAATACCGCCCCCAGGCGCGCGGAGTCAGGCTGGGTTAGGCCTTGGGCAATCAGTGCGCCGAGGATACCGGAAAGCACATCGCCCATACCGCCAGTGGCCATACCCGGGTTGCCATCGGTGACCACAGCGATATTGTCCCCCTTGGCGGCCACCAGACTACCTGCGCCCTTGAGGATGACGGTAGCGTTATAGCGGGTTTGAATTGCCTGCACCGCCGCAAAGCGATCGGCTTGTACTTCTGCGGTGGTAATCCCCAGCAAACGCGCAGCCTCTGCCGGGTGCGGGGTGAATAGCCAGTTGTCGCGCTTGACGCTCGCTGGCACTACGCGACCTTCAGCCAGAATATTCAGGGCATCGGCATCCAATACCAATGGCAGGCCGCTTTTCACTGCCTGTTGCAGCATTTGTTCAGACCAGGGCGAGCGACCAAGGCCAGGACCAACCACCAACAGCGTGGGGCGCGCCAGTAAAGGCTCAAGTTCCTGACCGGAGACCACGCCACAGGCCATGATTTCCGGGCGACGGGCGAGTATGGCCGCAATGTGTTCAGGGCGCGTGGCGATGCTGACCAAACCCGCACCGGCACGGGCAGCTGCTTCTGCTGCCATCAACGCCGCACCGCCGTATCCGGTATCGCCACCAATCACCATCACATGGCCAAAATCGCCTTTGTGGGCATCGGCCGCGCGGGGTGCCAGCAGGCATTGCAATTCGCCCAACTGAACCCGCACTGCATTGGGCGAGGCAGCAGTGTAAGTTGTTTCGGGCACATCCAGGTTAGCAAGCAATAGCTCACCACATACCGCCGGGCCGCGTCCGGTGAGCAGACCGCGCTTGGTGGCAATAAAACTGATGGTCAGTGTGGCGTTGACCACGGCACCGGCAACTGCACCGGTATCGGCATTCAGGCCGGAGGGAATATCCAGCGCCAGAACAGGCAAGCCAGAGGTATTGATCTGCTCAATAGCGGCGGCAAATTCTGCCCGTGGCGCATCGCGCAGGCCAATGCCCAGTAATGCATCTACAATCACCCCATCATCGGGCTGGCTAGCGCTGGCGAAGTCCTGCATGGGTACGCCTTCCTGTAATGCAAATTCATAGGCCTGACGCGTCTCGCCAGTCAATTTGTCAGCGGGCGTCAGTTGGATAACCTGCACCGGCACTAACCGCTGGGCCGCCAGCGCCGCCAGAATATAGCCATCGCCACCATTTTTACCGGCACCGCAGTAAACCGTCACCCGTGTCGGGACGGGAAAGCGCGCTAACAACAGATCGTAGGCGGCACGCCCGGCGCGCTTCATCAGCTGAATAGAGGGAATACCGCTGGCAATAGCGGCGGCATCCAGTGCATAGGTTTCCGCAGCGGTGTAAAGCAAGGGCGAACTGGCAGTAATTTTCATGAAAGGATCAGCCTGGGCAGCAAAAATGGGGCATATTGAATGAGGCGCGATTATACGCAACTTGTTCCGCAAGGGTTAAGGCAGAGCGCGAGTGAATTCGCTATATTGAAGTCCGCACAAATACCAAGAGAACCCCATGCCCCATTTTGATCTGCAGGCCATTTTGCGTGGCGATGCCCACCCGCTCAGCGAGGCCCTGGCCACCACTGCCGCCGTTGAAACCACTACCATCGATACCTTGCGCCAACAACTGGCGACCCGAATCTATCGTCAACTGACTGGCAGCCCGCAGTTGGATAACGAGTTGCTGCCACTGTTTACCGCCCTTGAGGCACCACTCATTACTCAAATAGCCCAAAACGATGATTTTTATAGCGATGCCAATCACCCCTTGCGCCGCACGCTGGAAACCCTGATACCCGCTGCCAGTCACTGGTTTGCGCGCGACGCCAAACCCAGCCAGCAGTTTTACGCCAAACTCGACGCCCTGCTGCAACCCCTGGTCACTCACTGGCAAACCAATTCCAGCCCCGACGAAGCGCTGGGCGATTTCAGCCAGTGGCTTGCCAGCGAAGACAAACGCGCCGCCCTGCTGGAAAGCCGCCTGTGCGACACCGAGCGCGGCAACCAAAAACTGATTGCGGCGCAAATGCGTGTCGCCAGGCTGATCAATAATCACCTGGCACAGCGCCCGCTGCCGCTTGAGCTGCATACGAGCATTGCCCTCGGCCTTAAAAGCGAATTGCAGTATTGGGTCTTTAACTCTACCGAGGCTGAGCTGGCCGCACTGCCACTCTGGGCGCACTGGCAACGCATCCTGCCGCCGCTGGGGCAATTGTTTTCACACGGTGATATCCAGGTTGAAGATCAGCAGCTTTACAGCCAAATTCCTGCACTGCTGATCGAGTTGGAGCGCAGCCTCGCCCACACCACCAGTAACCCCCACAGCTATCAACAATTGGTGGATCAACTCAGCCACAGCCTGATGGCTGCCGTGCAAAAACAACCGCAGGAGGTCGCCCTCTTTCCCGCCCTGCCGCTGCCCGATGGCCAGCTCAATGCCAATACCAAAGTGCCCTTGGCGCTGTTGCAGGCGACCGAACACTTGCAGGTGGGCGACTGGATACTTATGCGCGGCGACAATCAGGACGCCATTCGCTGCAAGCTGGTACTGAAAGATCCGGCACTCGACCAACTGTTGTTCGTCGATCACACCGGGCGCAAAGTAATGAGCAAAACCACCAAGGATGTTGCGCTCTGCTTGTCCACTGGCATTGCCCAACCGCTGCACTTGTTGTCGCTAAACGAAGTGATCACACAACAGTTAAGCGCCTTTATTGAGCGCGCCAATCGCTGCCAACAACAGCAATTACTCGCACAGAAACAAAAAGCCGAAGCCTTGGTGCGCGCCTTTCTCGCCGAACAACAAGCCCAAACCGAAGCCGCCGAACGTGCGCGACTCGCGCAGCAAGCGCGTGTGCAGGCGGAACTGGATGCGCGTCAGGCAGCCGCCCACAAAGCCATGGCAGAAGCGCGCCAGCTTGCCGACGAACAACGTCGCCGCGCCGCGGAACAGGCTGCCGAACAGGCGCGTCTGGCTCGCGAACAACAAGCCGCGCAGGCAGCAGAAGCCCAAAAGCGCGCACAGACAGCGGCAGCCACCGCCAATGCGCTTCAGGTTGGCGCCTGGCTGGAGATTAACAGCACATTGCCAACCGAAAGCTCGCCGACTGCACTTTCCGTTATCCGCGCCAAACTTTCCGTTATTATCGGCGCCACTGGCAAATATATTTTTGCGGATCAGGTCGGCCGTAAAGTAGCAGAGTACACACGCGAACAACTGATACAGGGGCTGATCAATGGCGAGTTAACCCTGTTGCGCAATGGCGACAATTTTGAAGAACAGCTCGCAAAAGTCATTCGCGGTTTGCGCCGCGATGTGAATTAATACTTGTGATGTGAACGGGAAGATCACGATGAATAATAACGAACAAGCAGAACAGCACCACGAGCAACGCCAGGAATTCCGGCTCAACAATCAACTCACGGTGATTATTGAACTCGACAGTGAAGCGGATTGCGAACCCACGCTGGTGATCAGCAACAGCCTGGATATCTCTGCGAACGGTATACGCGTCATCGCGCCGCACGCCGTTCCCACCGATAACATTTTGCGCTGCTGCATTCGCGATGCCGAATCCGATCGACAATTTTTAGTGGTGACTGAAGTGAAATGGTGCCGCCCCTACAATACCGGCGGCGATTATTTAATTGGCCTGAGCCTGTTTGATTCCGAGGGAACCGACATAGTGGAATGGAAGGAATTTATTGCGCAAGCCTGTGCGCAGCAAGGTGAATAACCACTGCTGCACACAGCGATGAGTTACAGGCTATTAATATCCAACCACAGCTCCGCGCGATCGACGGGCGTGCCTTTAGGTAGCGCAGGGTTGTCCAGATAAAATACTTTACGATTCTTTAAATCCGCCAATTCGATAACTTTTTTAATAGAGGGATCATTTAAAAATTCGTGATCAAACGTGCCGTCAGCAATCATTGCGT
The nucleotide sequence above comes from Cellvibrio sp. PSBB023. Encoded proteins:
- a CDS encoding PilZ domain-containing protein; translation: MNNNEQAEQHHEQRQEFRLNNQLTVIIELDSEADCEPTLVISNSLDISANGIRVIAPHAVPTDNILRCCIRDAESDRQFLVVTEVKWCRPYNTGGDYLIGLSLFDSEGTDIVEWKEFIAQACAQQGE
- a CDS encoding DUF1631 family protein; protein product: MPHFDLQAILRGDAHPLSEALATTAAVETTTIDTLRQQLATRIYRQLTGSPQLDNELLPLFTALEAPLITQIAQNDDFYSDANHPLRRTLETLIPAASHWFARDAKPSQQFYAKLDALLQPLVTHWQTNSSPDEALGDFSQWLASEDKRAALLESRLCDTERGNQKLIAAQMRVARLINNHLAQRPLPLELHTSIALGLKSELQYWVFNSTEAELAALPLWAHWQRILPPLGQLFSHGDIQVEDQQLYSQIPALLIELERSLAHTTSNPHSYQQLVDQLSHSLMAAVQKQPQEVALFPALPLPDGQLNANTKVPLALLQATEHLQVGDWILMRGDNQDAIRCKLVLKDPALDQLLFVDHTGRKVMSKTTKDVALCLSTGIAQPLHLLSLNEVITQQLSAFIERANRCQQQQLLAQKQKAEALVRAFLAEQQAQTEAAERARLAQQARVQAELDARQAAAHKAMAEARQLADEQRRRAAEQAAEQARLAREQQAAQAAEAQKRAQTAAATANALQVGAWLEINSTLPTESSPTALSVIRAKLSVIIGATGKYIFADQVGRKVAEYTREQLIQGLINGELTLLRNGDNFEEQLAKVIRGLRRDVN
- the tsaE gene encoding tRNA (adenosine(37)-N6)-threonylcarbamoyltransferase complex ATPase subunit type 1 TsaE; this translates as METINRVIDSDSEMVAFGERLGRIFAHHTGSLSVHLIGNLGAGKTTLTRGILRAFGHEGAVKSPTYTLVETYEFPSRRVYHFDLYRLGDPEELEYMGIRDYFVEHNLCLLEWPERGEGVLPAPDVIVNIAVQGAGRRVALQASDAALQAQFAHC
- a CDS encoding N-acetylmuramoyl-L-alanine amidase, translated to MRLSISMVRWLSLVCCLGVILAPLAYAAKVDGVRVWRAPDHTRIVLDLDAPVQHSLTLAANPERVIVDVPKTSLKAPLGQLPLADTPVLAVRSSVQSNGDLRLVFDLKTKVAPNSFLLKAHGGMHDRLVIDLYDETPSTTTAAAAPVTTAPSTKPAATPSAAPTTTVPTAGNAAVKPAPQPASQPAVKADLSGKRFIVIAVDAGHGGEDPGALGPNRLREKDVTLMIAKELVASINAQPGFTGKLTRTGDYFIPLKKRRDLARNMKADLFVSIHADAFTKASARGASVFALSRHGATSETARFLAERENESDLIGGVGDIRLDDKDQVLAGVLVDLSMTATLNSSLQVGQQVLNSMGGIAHLHKRHVEQAGFLVLKSPDVPSILVETGFISNPEESRKLATPAYRKQMAQSVFNGIRQHFYQHPPAGTYVAALVESGATGGFERHHTVVAGDSLSGVANRYGVSMQRLMQYNNLRSTTVNIGQNLKIPAANSPAVAQVQAAPPTPRPQVAAAPRQHKVVAGDTLSRIASRYGVSVAALQRHNNMKDTTVKLGQTLKIPTS
- a CDS encoding NAD(P)H-hydrate dehydratase, whose product is MKITASSPLLYTAAETYALDAAAIASGIPSIQLMKRAGRAAYDLLLARFPVPTRVTVYCGAGKNGGDGYILAALAAQRLVPVQVIQLTPADKLTGETRQAYEFALQEGVPMQDFASASQPDDGVIVDALLGIGLRDAPRAEFAAAIEQINTSGLPVLALDIPSGLNADTGAVAGAVVNATLTISFIATKRGLLTGRGPAVCGELLLANLDVPETTYTAASPNAVRVQLGELQCLLAPRAADAHKGDFGHVMVIGGDTGYGGAALMAAEAAARAGAGLVSIATRPEHIAAILARRPEIMACGVVSGQELEPLLARPTLLVVGPGLGRSPWSEQMLQQAVKSGLPLVLDADALNILAEGRVVPASVKRDNWLFTPHPAEAARLLGITTAEVQADRFAAVQAIQTRYNATVILKGAGSLVAAKGDNIAVVTDGNPGMATGGMGDVLSGILGALIAQGLTQPDSARLGAVLHACAADLAAEDVGQRSLLATDLIPYLGELL
- the mutL gene encoding DNA mismatch repair endonuclease MutL; amino-acid sequence: MRKIKLLSPRLANQIAAGEVVERPSSVIKELLENSLDAGATRLEIDIEEGGIKLMRVRDNGGGIDKDDLPLALSRHATSKIYELDDLEAVATLGFRGEALASISSVARLALISSTRDDSAGWQVVAEGRDMETQLSPAPHPRGTTVEVRDLFFNTPARRKFLRTDKTEYTHLEDVVKRLALSRFDVAFNLRHNGRAIYAWRAGDSQLEQERRVAQVCGPAFMENAVHLDIERNGFRLWGWVALPTFSRSQADLQHFYVNGRAIRDKLVSHAVRQAYQDVLYHGRHPAFVLYLELDPSTVDVNVHPTKHEVRFRDNRNVHDFIYSSLHHALAKVRPEDTLTRRELGEGEDTAPGINPFALATAAPVQGIAAGEFKGQETMGFRATPAGGSGGQHYASAYQSSSPAPGAVREQMNVYGELHRPASPVSYSMPESPSEDIPPLGYAIAQLKGIYILAENAQGLIVVDMHAAHERVTYERMKESFHCGGIQTQPLLVPESIAVSEKEADFAESFSDIFTSLGFELQRAGPETLLIRQLPVILNRAKVEQLVRDVLSDLIEHGSSERIQHHINEILGTMACHGSVRANRKLTIPEMNALLRDMEATERSGQCNHGRPTWLLQSLDDLDKLFMRGQ